Proteins co-encoded in one Centroberyx gerrardi isolate f3 chromosome 18, fCenGer3.hap1.cur.20231027, whole genome shotgun sequence genomic window:
- the dynlt1b gene encoding dynein light chain Tctex-type 1 isoform X1, whose protein sequence is MDEFQTPEETAFVVEDVSTIIKESVEGAIGGNAYQHSRVNQWTTNVVEQCLSQLSKLGKPFKYIVTCVIMQKNGAGLQTASSCFWDNSTDGSCTVRWENKSMYCIVSVFGLAI, encoded by the exons ATGGACGAGTTTCAGACGCCAGAGGAG ACTGCCTTTGTCGTTGAAGACGTGAGCACAATCATAAAAGAG tCAGTAGAAGGAGCCATAGGAGGAAACGCCTACCAGCACAGCAGAGTGAATCAGTGGACCACCAATGTAGTGGAGCAGTGCCTCAGTCAGCTCAGCAAACTGGGCAAGCCTTTCAAATACATCG TAACCTGTGTCATCATGCAGAAGAATGGAGCAGGTCTGCAAACAGCCAGCTCATGCTTCTGGGACAACTCCACTGATG GAAGCTGCACAGTGAGATGGGAGAACAAGTCCATGTACTGTATCGTCAGTGTTTTTGGCCTGGCCATCTAA
- the dynlt1b gene encoding dynein light chain Tctex-type 1 isoform X2 codes for MDEFQTPEETAFVVEDVSTIIKESVEGAIGGNAYQHSRVNQWTTNVVEQCLSQLSKLGKPFKYIEEWSRSANSQLMLLGQLH; via the exons ATGGACGAGTTTCAGACGCCAGAGGAG ACTGCCTTTGTCGTTGAAGACGTGAGCACAATCATAAAAGAG tCAGTAGAAGGAGCCATAGGAGGAAACGCCTACCAGCACAGCAGAGTGAATCAGTGGACCACCAATGTAGTGGAGCAGTGCCTCAGTCAGCTCAGCAAACTGGGCAAGCCTTTCAAATACATCG AAGAATGGAGCAGGTCTGCAAACAGCCAGCTCATGCTTCTGGGACAACTCCACTGA
- the gtf2h5 gene encoding general transcription factor IIH subunit 5 — MVNVLKGVLVECDPAMKQFLLYLDETSALGKKFIIQDLDDTHVFILAEVVQILQERVGELMDQNSFPVTQK; from the exons ATGGTCAACGTACTCAAGGGTGTTCTTGTTGAATG TGATCCTGCCATGAAACAGTTCCTCCTCTACCTGGATGAGACATCGGCTCTGGGGAAGAAGTTCATCATCCAGGACCTTGATGACACACATGTCTTCATCCTGGCAGAGGTGGTTCAGATACTGCAGGAGAGAGTTGGCGAGTTAATGGACCAGAATTCATTCCCCGTCACTCAGAAATGA
- the serac1 gene encoding protein SERAC1: protein MSVAALRMIRCRRLSTTGPGVRRVLPWRDIRKIAKVTGAVVLGGCLFITYEVVALDKAVTIDTQAILQEKYKSYIYLKATPSNEQENLAAGLTHKTRRELHKAARRFLEISSRVLLRPLDEHFSHVDADPHEVALWVLLKRTRSATKAVRLQAVEELANNHHWQDYQYQTAAQVIDQRTAVGLARTPRVDLRFFLSPPALPEMGDGFSVEDGLRQLLASLPQSEVDKCVQYFTSLALRESSQSLAAQRGGLWCFGGNGLPYAQSLTTVPSEKVESFCLQALVQHSKVQSHCDHIVASGGLQLLQRVYQLRRDSQKIQRNIVRIIGNLALNESVHQAIVQSGWVSVLAEMVQSPHVMQASHAARALANLDRETVKEKYQDGVYVLHPQTRDNQPIKADVLFIHGLLGAAFKTWRQKDCNIVDEEKEAGGREDYTECWPKSWLAADCPNLRVLSVEYDSHLSDWKAKCPAENQRKSLAYRSRELLNKLKLAGVGERPVIWVAHSMGGLLVKKMLLDASEDPDMHELMKNTKGIVFYSVPHHGTFMAEYSVNVRYLLFPSIEVRELCKDSPALRDLNENFLNMAKEKEFKVLSFAETLPTNIGPMIKILVVPAQSANLGIGDLIEVNVDHLNICKPEKKDSFLYKRSLQFIQEALQSYISH from the exons ATGTCTGTTGCCGCTCTTCGTATGATCCGCTGTCGGAGACTGAGTACAACTGGGCCGGGTGTGAGGAGAGTTCTTCCGTGGAGGGATATAA GGAAGATTGCTAAAGTGACTGGTGCAGTTGTGTTGGG CGGCTGTCTGTTTATCACTTATGAGGTGGTGGCCTTGGACAAGGCTGTAACGATTGACACTCAGGCAATTCTTCAGGAGAAGTACAAGTCCTACATCTATCTGAAAGCCACTCCCTCTAATGAACAGGAGAACCTGGCCGCAG GGCTCACACACAAAACGAGGAGGGAGCTTCATAAAGCAGCAAGACGTTTTCTGGAAATCTCCTCTAGGGTTCTGCTGCGACCACTAGATG AGCACTTCAGCCATGTGGATGCCGATCCCCATGAGGTGGCATTATGGGTCCTGCTGAAGAGGACGCGGTCTGCCACCAAGGCTGTCAGACTACAGGCTGTAGAGGAGCTTGCAAACAACCACCACTGGCAGg ATTACCAATACCAGACAGCAGCCCAGGTGATAGACCAGCGGACGGCAGTGGGCTTGGCCCGGACTCCTCGGGTAGACCTGCGCTTCTTCCTGTCCCCACCTGCACTGCCTGAGATGGGGGAT GGTTTCTCAGTGGAGGATGGACTGAGGCAGCTGCTGGCGTCTCTGCCTCAGTCTGAGGTGGACAAATGCGTTCAGTACTTCACCTCACTGGCCCTCAGAGAGAGCAGCCAGTCCCTGGCAGCACAGCGG GGTGGACTGTGGTGTTTCGGCGGCAATGGTCTGCCCTACGCCCAGAGCCTCACTACTGTTCCCTCCGAGAAAGTGGAATCCTTCTGCCTGCAGGCGCTGGTACAGCACTCCAAG GTCCAGAGTCACTGTGACCACATTGTTGCCAGCGGGggtctgcagctcctccagagGGTCTACCAGCTCCGTAGAGACTCCCAGAAGATTCAGAGGAACATTGTTCGCATCATAGGAAACTTGGCACTGAACGAGAGTGTTCACCAGGCCATAGTACAGTCTG GCTGGGTGTCTGTCCTGGCTGAGATGGTGCAGTCTCCTCATGTCATGCAGGCGTCTCATGCAGCTCGCGCTCTAGCCAATCTGGACAGGGAGACGGTGAAGGAGAAATACCAGGATGGAGTCTATGTTCTCCACCCACAGACACGTGACAA CCAGCCAATCAAAGCAGACGTGCTGTTCATACATGGGCTCCTAGGGGCAGCCTTTAAGACGTGGCGACAGAAGGACTGCAATATCGTAGACGAAgagaaggaggcaggaggcagggaggacTACACAGAGTGCTGGCCAAAG TCGTGGTTGGCTGCTGATTGCCCAAATCTGAGAGTACTATCAGTGGAGTATGACAGTCACCTGAGCGACTGGAAGGCCAAGTGTCCTGCTGAGAATCAGAG AAAGTCCTTGGCCTACAGGAGTCGAGAGCTGCTGAACAAGCTGAAGTTGGCAGGAGTTGGAGAGAGGCCTGTGATCTGGGTAGCACACAGCATGGGAG GATTACTAGTGAAGAAAATGCTGCTGGATGCCTCAGAGGACCCAGATATGCATGAGCTGATGAAGAACACCAAGGGCATTGTGTTCTACAGTGTTCCTCACCATGGCACCTTCATGGCTGAGTACTCTGTCAACGTCAGAtatctcctcttcccctccataGAGGTCAGAGAGCTCTGTAAAG ACTCCCCAGCACTGCGTGATCTGAATGAGAATTTCCTGAACATGGCCAAAGAAAAGGAATTTAAGGTGTTGAGCTTTGCAGAGACGCTTCCTACAAACATCGGTCCCATGATCAAGATACTGGTGGTACCAGCACAGTCAGCAA ATCTCGGCATTGGGGACCTCATCGAGGTGAATGTAGATCATCTCAACATCTGCAAGCCAGAGAAGAAGGACTCATTCCTGTACAAGCGCAGCCTCCAGTTCATTCAGGAAGCTCTGCAGAGCTACATCAGCCActga
- the myct1a gene encoding myc target protein 1 homolog isoform X1: MAENNTNLFLEILQSFDAVPLIIAFCVSMAVGLVLGALVYVVLTWMSRRRVGSASITRRPARQSRTSPRARPGFNRNSSYDRRSNNSLVSAAFSFHRQASSPDQVDPLGRKSSFRASTFHPLLQCSQIAREAEEGSQTTLPRTPTLTTSGGSAQTAAQTATTPSRPESFWGNSNLRGFHATHTPPPAYESIIRAYQETCT, from the exons ATGGCTGAGAACAACACAAACCTCTTTCTGGAAATACTTCAGTCTTTTGATGctg TTCCTCTAATTATAGCCTTCTGTGTGTCCATGGCGGTGGGCCTGGTCTTGGGGGCCCTGGTCTACGTGGTCCTGACCTGGATGTCCCGCCGCAGAGTAGGCTCTGCCAGCATTACCCGCCGCCCCGCTCGACAGTCACGCACCTCCCCTCGCGCCCGTCCGGGCTTCAACCGCAACAGCAGCTACGACCGGCGCAGCAACAACAGTTTGGTCAGCGCCGCCTTCAGCTTCCACCGGCAGGCCTCGTCCCCAGATCAGGTCGACCCGCTGGGGCGCAAATCCAGCTTCAGGGCCTCCACCTTCCACCCTCTCCTCCAGTGCAGCCAAATCGccagggaggcagaggaggggagcCAGACGACGCTGCCTCGAACCCCGACACTGACCACCTCGGGCGGATCAGCTCAAACAGCAGCCCAAACGGCTACCACCCCGTCCAGGCCCGAGTCATTCTGGGGCAACAGCAATCTGAGGGGTTTCCAcgccacacacacccctcctccagCTTACGAGAGCATTATCAGGGCTTATCAGGAAACCTGCACCTGA
- the myct1a gene encoding myc target protein 1 homolog isoform X2: MAVGLVLGALVYVVLTWMSRRRVGSASITRRPARQSRTSPRARPGFNRNSSYDRRSNNSLVSAAFSFHRQASSPDQVDPLGRKSSFRASTFHPLLQCSQIAREAEEGSQTTLPRTPTLTTSGGSAQTAAQTATTPSRPESFWGNSNLRGFHATHTPPPAYESIIRAYQETCT, encoded by the coding sequence ATGGCGGTGGGCCTGGTCTTGGGGGCCCTGGTCTACGTGGTCCTGACCTGGATGTCCCGCCGCAGAGTAGGCTCTGCCAGCATTACCCGCCGCCCCGCTCGACAGTCACGCACCTCCCCTCGCGCCCGTCCGGGCTTCAACCGCAACAGCAGCTACGACCGGCGCAGCAACAACAGTTTGGTCAGCGCCGCCTTCAGCTTCCACCGGCAGGCCTCGTCCCCAGATCAGGTCGACCCGCTGGGGCGCAAATCCAGCTTCAGGGCCTCCACCTTCCACCCTCTCCTCCAGTGCAGCCAAATCGccagggaggcagaggaggggagcCAGACGACGCTGCCTCGAACCCCGACACTGACCACCTCGGGCGGATCAGCTCAAACAGCAGCCCAAACGGCTACCACCCCGTCCAGGCCCGAGTCATTCTGGGGCAACAGCAATCTGAGGGGTTTCCAcgccacacacacccctcctccagCTTACGAGAGCATTATCAGGGCTTATCAGGAAACCTGCACCTGA